Part of the Methanorbis furvi genome is shown below.
TTGCGGTTCGGTCGCCTGATGCGATGAAGACGGCAACTCCCATTCCATGCAAAGTCGCCACCATCTCACGGACTCCGGGGAACGGGTATCCTGCGGCTGCAATGGTGAACTCGATTTTTTCGGTGCGGAGATTTACGATAGCCCCTGCATTGAGCGCGAAACTCTCGCTCTGTTTTGAGACCGTCATCCAGCAGTCACGGATGACCTTCTGCATGTCGGCAATTCTCGCTTCGGTGTCCTGATAGAGGATACTCCCGACAACGTCGGAAACAATCACCTGTCTGCCGCAGCTGATGCCAAATCCGGTTTTTGTCTCGGTGAGGTACTCAGAGAGCAGTCCGTCAGGGTTAGCCTGCATGATCTCTCGTGAGTGCAGGTTCAGAAGCACTAAAATCCGGTCCGGGTCCTGAAAGGTCAGGGTTGTTGTCTCAACGCACGCATCCGGCACCTGATGGTCCGAAACAGAGAGTACGCTCCGCACTGTTCTGAGGAGTGTTCCCGCGCTGTCAAAAACCGCTGCCACTGTCATCTTGATTCTTATTCTGTTTCTAAGATCAATAATTCTTTCTTTGTTTTGGTGGAGTGAAATTTCGAAACGCGAACCGCATGCCTTCGGCCTGCTCACCGCTTCGCGGAATAGCACGAATAGCGCGAATTGCATGCCTTTCACACGCCGTTCCGTCGTGTTTAACTCCTCCTTTCAGGAGTCGTTTCGGCCTGCTCACCGCTTCGCGGAATAAAAAATCGCCAATGGCTATTTTCAAGAAATTACTACTGTTCTCTCTCTCCATTCAGAGAAGCACTATCAATATTTTTCTTTGAAAAATCGCCATTGGCGATTTTTTATTCGTGCTATTCGTGCTATTCGCGTTTTCTCTATATAGACCAAAAACATGCGAATCACGTTTCAAAATTCCCGCGGTCACCACACCGAAAATACCCGCACCCGCACTTATTTATCGTAAGCCTCCCTTCTTTTAGCTAATGACACTCCTCCAGACAGCTGAGCAGATCCAA
Proteins encoded:
- a CDS encoding HAD family hydrolase, with the translated sequence MTVAAVFDSAGTLLRTVRSVLSVSDHQVPDACVETTTLTFQDPDRILVLLNLHSREIMQANPDGLLSEYLTETKTGFGISCGRQVIVSDVVGSILYQDTEARIADMQKVIRDCWMTVSKQSESFALNAGAIVNLRTEKIEFTIAAAGYPFPGVREMVATLHGMGVAVFIASGDRTAKLEMIADQIGIPRNRVHGVATPVTKAQIVQNLKTEYNVVVMTGDGINDLSAMKSADIAVLTVQQEGKRPEILYETADYVIDNICDTVRIVKGLVDGCEME